The genomic DNA TGAAGTTTTTCACATTCTTCTGGATTCTCTCTTTAATGTCAATCACCTCAAACACTCTGCCCATGGTTTCAAACAGGGTCACTTCGTGTTTTTTGGAGAAAGTGATCATTCTTTTTATGGTGGTCATGCCGATTCCCCTTTGCGGGAAATTCATAATCCTGAGAAGACTTTCCTCATCTTTGGGATTTATAATCACTTTCAGATAAGCGATGAGGTCTTTAATTTCTCTTCTCTTATAGTATTCTATACCGCCATAAATTTTGAAGGGGATACCTTCTTCCACGAACACATCTTCAAAGGCACGGCACTGATTGTTGGTCCTGTAAAGGATCGCAAAATCACAATAGGAGTATTTGTTATCTGCAATCTCGTCTTTTATAAATTTCGCAAGCTGATAAGCTTCATCTTTTTCATCCGAGCATTTTATGAGGGAGAGATGCTCCCCTTCCTCCAACTCAGTATATAACTTCTTCGGGATGTAACTTTCATTTTTGGAAATTATTTCTTCACCGGCTCTAACAATCTGTTCAGTGAAACGGTAGGTTTTGTCCAGTGGAAAAACTTTAGTCCGGGTGAAATCATCTTTAAAACTGTGGATATTCGATGGTTTGGCACCTCTCCAACTGTAAATACTCTGGGAATCATCACCGATCGCGCATATTTTACCGGCTTTCGAACAGAGTATTTTTATAATCTCATACTGAGCCGTATTGGTTTCCTGAAACTCATCGAAAATAAAATAATCGAATTTCTTCTTGTACTTGTTGTAGGCTTTTTTGTTATTCAGCAACAATTCCAAAGGCTTGAGCGTCAAATCTTCAAGGTCCATCGAATCATTCTCAAGAATTTTTCGCTGGTATTCCTGATACACTCTGATAAATTTGTCTTCAACTGACGATCTGTCCTCTTTTTTAAGGAGGTCAGCCGGAAATGTCATAACATTTTTAAGGTAGCTGATCTTTCTTGTTACATCGCGAGGATTTAGTGCTTCACTGTTTATGTTAAAATCATCGATGATGTTCGTAACCAGCGATTCAGAATCTTCTGTGTCGTAAATTGAAAAACTTGTGGAGTAACCGATTTGTTTTGCTTCAACTCGTAGAATCTTTGCCATAACGGACTGGAAAGTGCCAACCCAGGGAAATTCAAGGTCTTTTTTACCGAGAAGTTCTCTGACTTTGTTCTTTAAATCTGTTGCTGCTTTGTTTGTAAAGGTAACGCAAAGAATAGTCTCAGGATCAACTCCCTGATCCAAAAGATAAGCTAATTTGTATGTTACGACCTTTGTTTTACCGGTTCCGGGTCCTGCTATTACAACATGTGGACCACTGTTATATTCTACGATTGCTTTTTGTTGCGCGTTGAGAGTATCAAGTAAAGCCATACCACCTTTTGATTTTTTTTGAGTTACAAATATACGAATTTTTTCGCTCTTTTTGAAAGGTAAAGGGTATGCACGACGAAGGGTAAAATGAGGGTGAGTAATTAAATAAAGAGGCTACCTTGATTCAGCAGCCTCCTGGAATATTTTGAATTACGGGAAGTCAGACAGAAAACTGTCGATTAAACTTCCTTAAACTCTGCATCTTCAACATTTTTTTCTTTCCCGCCGGTCTCTCCACCTGGTTGCTGTGCACCCTGGTTGAAGTTGGCTCCCATATTCGGGTCTGCGGGACCTTGCTGGGCATAAAGTGTCTGAGAGATTTCAGTCCATGTTTTTTGGAACTGGTCCAGAGCCGATTTTATTTGCTCCGTATTTTCCGTTTTCACGGCATCTTCGAGTCTTGTGATCTCAGCCTCAAGCTTGCTTTTCTGATCGGGAGTAATCTTATCCTTCAGTTCGTCCATCTGCTTTTTTGTCTGGAAGATCATATTTTCAGCAAGATTCTTTGCTTCGATCAATTCTTTTTTCTTCTTGTCTTCTGCAGCGTGTTCCTGAGCACTCTTTTTCATCTTTTCGATATCATCCTGACTCAAGCCACCGGATCCGGTTATCTTAATCGATTGCTCTTTGCCGGTGCCTTTGTCTTTTGCAGAAACATGAAGGATTCCGTTGGCATCGATATCGAAGCTTACTTCGATCTGAGGCACTCCTCTTGGAGCCGGTGGAATACCATCGAGGTTGAATCTTCCCAAAGACCTGTTATCAGAAGCCATCGGACGCTCACCCTGCAGCACATGTATCTCAACGGAAGGCTGGCTGTCTGATGCGGTTGAAAACACTTCAGTCTTTTTGGTCGGGATAGTGGTATTTGCCTGAATCATTGTTGTCATTACGCCACCCAGGGTCTCGATACCAAGTGAAAGCGGAGTAACATCAAGAAGCAATACATCTTTTACATCACCACTAAGAACACCACCCTGAATTGATGCACCAATAGCCACCACTTCATCAGGGTTCACACCTTTGTGAGGTTCTTTTCCAAAAAGTGCCTTCACCATCTCCTGAACTGCTGGTACACGGGTTGAACCACCTACAAGTATAACTTCGTCAATCTCACTTTTCGAGACTCCGGCGTCTTTAATCGCCTGCTCGCAGGGCAGTTTTGTGCGGTCAATAAGGTCACCAACCAGGTTCTCAAATTTAGCTCTTGTTATGGTGTGAACCAGGTGTTTTGGGCCATCCTGAGTCGCAGTAATAAAAGGAAGGTTTACATCAGTCGACACGGAAGACGACAATTCAATCTTCGCTTTTTCCGATGCTTCTTTCAGTCTCTGTAAAGCCATCGGATCGTTTCTCAAGTCGATGCCCTCTTCTTTCTTGAATTCATCCGCGAGATAGTCAATCAGTCTCTGATCAAAATCATCGCCACCGAGGTGGGTGTCACCATTGGTGGATTTCACTTCAAATACACCATCACCGATGGTAAGTATGGAGATATCAAATGTACCACCGCCAAGATCGTACACAGCAACAGTCTCTTCTTTCCCTTTTTTATCGAGACCGTAAGCCAGTGCTGCTGCTGTAGGCTCATTTATGATTCTGCGTACTTTCAAGCCTGCAATCTCGCCGGCATCTTTTGTTGCCTGTCTTTGCGCATCATTAAAGTAGGCAGGAACCGTGATCACTGCTTCTGTAACTTCCTGACCCAGGTAATCCTCAGCAGTTTTCTTCATCTTCTGAAGAATCATTGCACTAATTTCCTGGGGTGAATACTGCTTGTCGTCGATATTAACTCTGGCGGTTCTGTCGTCACCCGGTACGATCTGATATGGCACTTTATGTGATTCGTCAGTAACCTCATCAACTCTTCTTCCCATGAATCTCTTGATTGAGAAGATTGTTTTCTTCGGGTTGGTTATTGCTTGTCTTTTAGCTGCCTGGCCGACAAGTCTGTCGCCGGTTTTAGAAAAAGCCACAACAGATGGTGTGGTTCTTGTTCCTTCTGCATTTGGGATTACTACAGGCTCATTGCCTTCCATAACCGAAACGCAGGAATTTGTGGTACCTAAATCAATTCCTATGATTTTTCCCATTTTTATTCTCCTTTTCGTAAATTGTTTTTCAAATCTGTTTTTTTTCTAATTGACTATACACTACAAAAAGCGTACCAAACTGTTTTTCAGCTCAAAAACCAGCTTTTTGTAATCAAAAATTATTACATTGTCATAAAACATGTCGTTTTATATGACATATTGTCACACAAAGGATTTTATATGTTCGCTATTGAAGAGTTTGATATCAAACTTGAAACTGATTTTATCGGAAGAAATTTCATCTATCTGGACGAAACGGAATCAACCAACAGGTTTGTTCTGAACAGTGCAAATAATGTAAAGTATGATGGTTCTGTTGTTTTGGCTGAATTTCAAACTGCCGGCAGAGGAAGACTTGACAGGAAATGGGTTTCGAGCCGGGAGCAAAACCTGACCTTCACCATTTTGGTCGATCTTAAAGAGAGATCCATTACTCACCCGCAGTTGTTGAATTTTGTAGCTTCTCTTGTTGTTGCACGCTCGATAGAAAACCTCCACCTTATTAAAACGAATTTAAAATGGCCCAACGATGTACTCGTCGGGAGCAAGAAAGTTGCCGGGATACTTTGTGAGTCTGTCTCCCAGGGCAGCAGGATCAGTAAAGTGGCGGTTGGAATTGGTGTTAATGTAAACCAGGCAAATTTTGCATCAGGTTATCTGACCGAACCTACTTCTGTCAGAATGGAACTAAAGCAAACTGTCTCCCGCGAACGACTGCTTGCAGAAATTCTCAATAATTTTGAGTACACACTCGCCCGGCTGGAAGAGGAACCGAATCAGATAGTTGCAGAATGGAAACAATTCTGTAAAATGCTCGGTGACAAAGTGACCGTAAAAGCCGGTGAAGAAGAGTTTACGGGGCTCTTCACTGATGTGAGCGAAGAAGGTCATATCATTCTGATTGATAATTTTGAGGATAAAAAAACAATCACATTTGGTGATGTCTCTGCCATATGAAAGTTATTACTGTTGATATAGGCAACACCAGAATTAAAACCGGCGAATTTTATAACTCCGAACTGATCAGAACCATGATCATCAATGATCCGCTGGAGATAAAACCTCTGATTTATGGCAGCAAAATTGATGTGGTGGTTTCCTCGGTCGTGCCAAAGAATACCTCATTGATGGAGAGTATCCTTAAAAATCAACCAAATACCGACATTTATTTGATCGATCACAACCTCGATTTTGGTTTTACCATCTCCTATTCACCTGTCAATTCGCTTGGAGTCGACAGACTTTGTTCGGTCTCCGGGGCAAAACATCTTTTGGAGATCGATAATGCACTTATGGATTATGATTATGTAATTACTTTCGATCTGGGTACCGCAACTACTGTTAATGTGTTACAGGTTGGCAAGGTTCCCTCTTTCACAGGGGGAATGATAGCTCCCGGACTGAGAATAATGAACGCAGCACTCCATCAGTATACAGCAAAATTGCCGTTGGTTGATAATTTAAATCTTGGCAGTTTTCTCGGCAACAATACTGAGAATTCCATTCGTTCCGGCTTGATAAATTCAACCATCGGACTGGCTGAAAGAGTCTATAACCACTTTTATGCCTTATCTGCCGACATCAAAATTTTCGTGACAGGCGGGTATGCCGATATATTAATGCCACATCTGCAAATCCCTTTTCAATACGAGGAATTTCTTAATTTAATCGGAATTTATGCAATCTACTACAGAAACCGAAAGTAGTGCTTTGATAAATTAGCGGTTTTTCTTACATTTACGGTCTGAATAATTGAAATTTGCACCCGTAGCTCAATTGGATAGAGCGTTTGACTACGGATCAAAAGGTTGAGGGTTCGATTCCTTCCGGGTGTACAACTATAAAGCCTTGTAAATTAACAACTTACAAGGCTTTTTTTATTTTCAGAATTCCTCAATATTTAAAGGGTAACAGTTAAAAGTAATAGTTATCTTTGAAGATTGCTTAATTACTACTCATTTTATTCCATTCTTCACACTTTATAAAAACTATATTATTCAAATATTTGTCAAGTGTTATTTACAATATTTTTCAAATATATTTTAGGATTGTTTTAAAATAAAAAACCCCGCCGGAGCGGGGTCTGTCTTCGAGGGTTGTACTGAGAATTTTCTATTATCTATTCATCCAGTCGTGTAAACTAGGCTTAGTTCCATCTATATTTTGCAATTCAAAGTAATTCAAATTTGGATACTCTTTCGATCCAAAAACAGTCAAATACGGATATAGTCCTAAATATTCCTGACCGGAATAGGTCGAAACAAGTTGTTTTGTTATTGGAGTAATTAAGACTTTCCCATTATGACCATCTTTGATACCCAACTCCCACGGCATCCACTTTGAATGTTCAGAATTTTCGGTGAAAGCATACAACAAACATCTCGATGCCCGGATTCGTTGTTTTAACACTTTAGCTGTTTTGGGAGTGACATTAGTACGATCTAGGAGCGGATCATCAATCCAATCAACATAAGCGGAGTAACCTTTTTCTTTGAGTAATCGAATCAATCCCAGAATCAAATTTCCATCAACTTTCGCATGGCAGATAAAGAAATCATATTGCGCTACTTTCTTCATCTTTTCGTTATTTTCAATTATTGCTTCACTCGCAGTTTTTTCAAATCCGCGTTCTGATTCCTCTCGAATTACCTTAACCGTACTATCAAATAAAAGTCTCTCTGTTAGTAGACCCACTTCTCCTCCTATGTACCACATGTTGAAATGTTAATTATCAAGAAATAGATTCCGATTAAAACCAAAATGATACCATAAAACGGCCAAATCGTCTGAGAAAACACCACTTTCCAGTATTTCAGATTTTTGTGCTTTTTGGGATCAGCTCTACGCTCCGCTTTTGCCCGGGATTCGGCTTTAAGATCAAAGATCAATTCATCTGAGATTGCTCTGTTCTTAATTACCCAACCATACAACCACCTGTACAATCGTTCCTGCCAGAGAAAATAAGAATCCAGTAACCAGAATACAAGTGTAGGTAAGATAGCAAGTAAAACATGTATATCGTCTCCCTTGATTAACAGTGTAGCCGTAACTAATGTGACTGTCCAACCTTTAATTAAGAAGGAATTTGATGCCATCCTTTTGATGATATCCTGAATCAGATCGATTTCCTTGATGAATATAATTCTCCGATCTGATTCATTGGTGATGAGTTTTGATATTTGATTTTCCATTAGTGTAGCTTTCGGGTAAAAACTGCTTCGTCAATCCACTTGGTAATGTTATCTTCGATGAACTTGTATGTTTCGGTACTTGAATAATGTGAAGGAGAGTCGTAAATTTTAACGAAGTTGCCTAAGTCAATTTTTCCAATACGAGAATTGACTTTAATTCCGGTAAACGGATTGTCGCCCATCGATGCCGATTTTGAAAACTGATTTAGAAGTTTATGGATTCGAATACCAACGACGCCTTTTCCCAATTCCCACCCGCGTTCAATCTCGTATTGAACCCAGTACCGGTCAGCCGTTTGCGGGCCAATCAACACTACCACACAACTTTTGCCAAAAAGCTGTTCATCGATCCATTGTTTGATAGCGGTATTACCGCTTTTCTTGATTTGTTCCCATTCATTGTCGTGTACAGGTTTATTACCCTCTATCGCGCCAATATTCCGAACTTGGCCAGTTCTCCAGTTATCTTCCTGAAAGTGAAAACTGAAAAATACCTTTCTTGCCATGTTTTCCTCCATTGTTGTTTGAATTTTTGAGTCTAAATAAGGTGACTTTTTGGACTAAAATTAAATTACAAAACTCAATGATCGACCCAGTTTAGGTATTTCAATTAATAAACAATCTATTACCTAACGGGTTTAAGCTACTCTGTCTCAGTAACTCACGAATCATTCCAAATACTGTTTCACTATTATATCTATTGCATCAGGAACATTGTTTATTTCTCTGTATAATGAGCCTATTTCATTTTCAATCTTTTCGATATTTGAAACAAATTTTTCTTGTTCTGCTTTTTCTGGTAAAGGAATTAACATATCTTCATAGTAGCTACTCGGGACCCTTCTGTGTCCACTTGCGCCCGTCATCATTCTTGCCGCTTCTTCCCTAACTCTCGGCCTATTAAGCAGAGTAAAAAGATATTTAGGATTTAGTTCATCCTTGACTCTAATTACATGGAATTCAGAACTCCCCATCCCAATCTCGTTGGTTAATCCTCGGGCTAAGGCGCATTTTCCATTTTCCATACATGGGGTGATTTTGGCAATTATTAAATCGTTTTCACGAAAATATTTATAACTACCTCCTTTCAATTCCACAAGAGGCTTATCAACTTTTGTCTCAATTTTACCACTGTTGCTCACTGAAGCCATTTCAATAAAAGAGATAATCGTGCTTTCATCAATATCTTTTAACTCACTTTTTGAAGGGTTTATAAATGCAAAATCAGATATTTTCCTAAAATCATAACCTTTTTCGTACAAAGCGATAACTTGTTCTTCGATTACACTACTAAGTTTTTCAATTTTATCCCGATTTACATTTGCATTTGTCTCAATTTTCTCAATTTGCTTAATTATTTTTTTTTGAATAGAAATAGATGGTAATGGGATAAACAATTTATCGATATCTGAGGCATAAACATGTGGTTGTGCCTGCCCGCGTTGTAGATCATAAATATTTCCCTGCATTACTTTCAGGAAATGAAATATTAATTTTGTCTTTATTACAGTTTCATCTCTGGATTTAACTGTTATACAATCTGAAGCAAATATAGGTTTACTCCAATAATTAACATACCCGGAATAAGCTCCTGACGCGCTAATGGTTACTATGTTTCCTTCCCTGTTTGATTCATTATGATAATAAGCATGTTCTTTCCCACCAGCCACAACCGGGATATCCCCGTTTTTTGTATCCTTTTTTGTAATCGATGTGCCTTTTTTAATGTCTGCTACAGTAGATAACCTGACAAGGCTACCGCTATTCCAGTACTGTACTGCATCAATTTTTTTCTTGATTCCGAGCGAGATAGTCTTCTCTAATGGCAATTTAGTAAAGTCCATAAGTTCATAAGTTTTACACCTATATATATTTTCCGACAATGATGGAGCGATGCTAAAATCTTGGCCGATAAATGTTTTATAAATATAACTATTAACTTTTTCTGGATTCAAGTGATTTTGATCATCATACAACTTTGTTTTGGCTTTCCCCGCATCATCAAAAGACATTTTGATTCCTTCGTGCCTCCGCCGCGAACTAAACTTATAACCGATAAATTCTTCTTCTGCTTCATTAACCCCAATCTTGATAAGAACAGTTTGCTGAGGGTAGACCAAAAAATAATACAGCATCCTTTCTAGTTCACAAATGAATACTTTATCATAAAAAAGTTTGTCCAACTCAGTTTGTTGTTCTGATTCCGATTTCTCCTTGAATACATTTTTTTCTTTGAGCTGTTTTATTTCACTGAGAGAGGCGAACCAAACTTTGTACTCTCTGAAGAGTTCAGAATTCAAAATGTTTGCATTCGGGTTTTTCATGACTAACGAAATGTAATCTGCTAAATTAATTGTACCGAAAGTCGCAGTTACATATTTGCTAAACGCATTTTCAATGCCTGAAATAGTTGATTCTTTTGGAGAGTTAAAAAAAGTTTTAATACCAGTCTCAATTCTTTTCCAATAACTATTTTCCTTCCGTTCCAAAAAGAGAGTGACTGTGGTTACATTAGTGGCCATAAATGTATTGGGACCAAATTCAACAATAGCTTTAAGGTCAAAATATTTAAAGATTATTTCTCTAGCTCGAGTGTAGATCCCCGAATTAGTTAAGATGGAACTGGGTAAGATAATCCCTGCCCATCCACCGGGTTTTAGAAGCTGTTTCATCCGTTCAATAAATAAACACTCTATTTCACTACTCTCATCAGTTAAGAACTCAAAGAGTTCAAAACTCTCAATACCATATTTCAAAGTGTTTTTAAAAGATGAGACCGAATACGGTGGATTAGCAACTAATATATCAAACTGAGCGTTGTCTTTTTCTTCATCGTGACTGACTTCCTTAAGTTTACCCTTATAATCATTACTCTTTTTGAAATTATCTAGACCATCGGCATGCACAACATTAGCCGCTCCATCTCCATTTAGAAAGCAACTCACCTTGGCTGTTTTGACAAGTCGATAATCTGCCTCTATTCCATAGACATAATCACTTGCCCATTCAAATGGATTCGCCTTCCAGCTATTAATCTTTGCACTCACAGAAGGTCTCTGAGTTTGGTGATCAGTCTGGACTATAATCTTCTGCACTTCATCCATTGCTTCTGTTAAGAAGTGTCCACTTCCCGCCGCATAATCTATTATATACGGCAAGAAGTTAATCTCCTCATTGCTTATTTTCTTCTCAATTATTTCTTGAATAGGTATGCTTGATATGATGAATTTTGCTATTGGTACAGGTGTAAAGAACTGTCCGGTTTCTTGCTTTATGCTTGTATTTAATAAGAGTTCAAAGAAATCTCCAAGAAACTGTTGTTTGTGTTGGTATTTGATCTGGAATGGTTGAAGCAACTCAACAACCTCCTTGACAACTACAGCGTTCTCACAAAAAGATTTTTCGTCATACACCTCTTTGAATGCAAATTCGTTATTCTTGTGAAGACGAATCCTGGTAAACATCTCTTTGATTTGTTCTTTCAAATCTGAGTCGAGCGAATCAAGTTTTTCATCTACCTGACGATCGTTATAATCAGTCACGTTCTTGGCCAAAAATTCCCGCATTCCTTTCTTATAGAGGTCTGATAGTCTTTTTTGTAGCTTTATATCCGAATCATCTTCCTTCCATTGGAATTCCAGTTCATCTTCGGATTTTCTATCCTCGTCAACAATTTTACACAAAAACAAATTGAAAATTTTATTAAAAGCGTTTGGTTTATCTGACACAACATTATGTCTAAGAATTTCAGCAAATTGGTTAAATATTCTTCCACTATCATCATGAGTTAGTTCCTTAAGTCTTCCCCTGGTTAAGGCTTTAATCTCAACTTCATACACATTTGCCCAATCGTCGAAAATACCATTATCTTTAAAATTCTTGTTCCAGTGGTCAAATATTTCTTTCTGGTTACTGAGATTACTCCACTCGGGATCTACTGGTACAATGTCATTTATATACTCAAATTGTCCATCTGATAATCGTGAAGAATACAAACATAAGTATTGGGCGCTTTTATCCTGCTGAAAATAAGAAAAGAGTTGAGCCCCATCTTGGAGCATCTTTTTTTTCTCCTTAAGATACTCGCTACCCCATGTTTTGCATTCAATCATTAAGTATGTCTTGCTGTGATCATCCGTAATCAGGATGTCTAATTTCCCTTTTTCTTTTCTTCCCACCGGCCATTTATGTTCTAAAGAAATTCTTTCTGGGGGATAACCTTTTTCTAAAAGTCTGTCAATACATTCCAAGACAACAAAATTTTCACTATTATCAAAATTACAGGTTGTCTGATCTCCTAAATTTATCCTCGAACCATAATTGATCTTCTCTTTTTCAAAGTCTATTTTTACTACATAACCATCATGCCTTTTATAAGATTTATAGTGAATTCCGTTTTGATTTTCTTGTGCTTTGAACCCTAATGCGAGTATAAGCTTTTTTATGTCAACAGTTTCAATTTTCATAGATCGCCAGTTTAAAATTTATATTCAAATGTTAAAAATAATTTGAATCCAATATTCAAAAATCCGAGATACTCTGTCACGCTGTTAGATTTGATTCTTAAGTAATAAGAACCTTTCCAGATAAATATAACACTTGCTTTAATCCTTTGGAAAAAGTTTCCCAAGTGATGTTTTGCAATGAATTCAGATCATCTTTTTGTACTCCATCCAGCGCCAAAATATTGTCATATCCTTCTATTAATTTTCGGGTTAAAATCCTGATCCGAGTGTTTCTTGGTAACAGAATTTCTTGTTCATCTGGGTTAATTGCTTCATCCACTTCCATCCAAACAAAACTACACCCACTCGGGATTTTTAATTTGAGAAAGATTGGTATCTCTTCTTCGAAGTTAGGTGGCGAGAAATTTACAAGCTACCTTTTGAGATATGGATGTTGATGAATAAGCTACGAAATCAACTTCGCATCCAACACGATACTCATTAGGTGTTGAACTCGCGAAACTACGATACACAGTAATTTCTCGGTCGAAAGAATTTTTATTAATCGCTGAATCCAGATGGTGCACTAATTGAGTCTCTTTTTCATCAAGTTCCTTACCAGCTCGAAGTTTGAGATTTAGACACATCCAAGCATTATCCTTATAACATTTTAATGCTTTTTCCTCTTCCTCTTTCATTTTAGAGCCTTTAGATAGTTTATAAAAGCTGAGCAGATGATTAAAAAGTATTTAGCATGATGAAAATCGATATTTATCCTTTCACCCTCCCGAGCTGCATGCCTGATCCCGTAATTGTCAGAGGTGTAGCCATACATTTTAGACCATGCTTCCTTAAAAGGGGTGGGAAAATCTGAGGAATCTCCCAATAATTTGATCAATTCACCCAGTGTTCCTTTGTCTTTTTTAAGTACAATTCTCAACATTGCTTCAACTGCACTGATAGACTCTTTAATACAATTAACATAATCCGGGTTTACGCGATCACTAAACAACGCAATAGCTTTATTAAAGTGCAATTCAACAGTTGCATTCTCATTCTCGATGGTCTCTTGAATTGAATCTATCTCTGTTTGGTTTGTAATTGGTATAAATTGTCCATTCACAAAGTTGAAACCAATATTATTTTTAATTAAAACGGCTTTTATGAGATCAGAGAATGTCTTTTGATCGATGCATCCGAATCGTGGAAGCAATTTGTACAACCATTCGATAAGATCGAAAATTGAATACCATTCGGTTTCAAAAAACCATTTTTCATAAAAGTTACTAAACCCATAATCTGAATAATTAATCTCGTGAAAAAAGTAATTCCATGCAGCTTTTCGATGAAGATCATAATTTGTTTCGATGTCGTTTCCGAAAAATACTGGTTCTGCAATATTATAAAACATATTGCGTGACCTTTTATCAAGAGAATTAAATTGGAAGACTGGTTCAAGGATTAGATTATTTCTTTCACTAAAGAGAGACATTTTGGCCATGTATTTATTAAATTATTGCAACAAATATAAAATTAAATTAGAAATATATTCTCATATAGAACTAATTTATTTATAACGATTGATTTTAATTAGACCAAGGTTCGTATTTAAAATCTTATATCGTTGCAATATCAATTTTTTGAGGCAATTAATATATTTGTAATACTATCTCTCGTACAGAGTATAGCAGTTTTCCCTCGTAAAGTTTTAAGGATGACTTACATAATGTCTGGAAGCTATTAAATTACCTACTCCCCTTCTACAATGGAATAACACCGGTTTTTGTACATGCCAGGCTGATCAGATAGGAATCCTCATTCCACAGTGCATATTCTTCCGATGATACTTCGAACTCTCTTTTGATATTTCTAATGGTGCTCCTTATATTAATTTTAACACGGCATATCCGTAGTTATTTGTTACAGTAACAATCACTCCATCAGAAGTGACAAGTTCATCAGTCACCAAAGTTAAGTCGCTGTTTTTTTCAACTAAAGTGATTGCTTTCCCAGTCAAAAATGACGGTAATTGAATTTTAAGATTTGTTACATTCTGATGTATGTCGATATACACCATGTCGTTATTTCCTACTTTATGGTGATATACGCAAGTAGTGTTCGGATAAAGCTGAGGGTCAAAATACTGCCGATATGCGATAACCTGAAACACTGTCCCGGCAGAAATATTTCCTAAATTGTCAATGCAGTGAGGATATGATTTACTACTGGTGTGGATATTCCATTGATTTGCGTTATTTGCATCTCTGCTCGCACTTTTGCCATGTCCGTAAACTATATTATATCCATGAGCATAACCAACTCTCTTTGTTCCATCGTTATCACCCAAAAACTCAATTAATCTATCAGGTGGATTTGATGCAGATTCCAGATAGGTATCTGTATAGTTTAATGGTACTGATGGATTAGATGTGAAATCAATAATTGCTTTAAGATCGTAACCATTGTTTGTTAAGACTTTCGGCATATAAGCAAAAACCTTATCATAACTACCTTTGGTCATTTTTGCAC from Bacteroidota bacterium includes the following:
- a CDS encoding ATP-dependent helicase — protein: MALLDTLNAQQKAIVEYNSGPHVVIAGPGTGKTKVVTYKLAYLLDQGVDPETILCVTFTNKAATDLKNKVRELLGKKDLEFPWVGTFQSVMAKILRVEAKQIGYSTSFSIYDTEDSESLVTNIIDDFNINSEALNPRDVTRKISYLKNVMTFPADLLKKEDRSSVEDKFIRVYQEYQRKILENDSMDLEDLTLKPLELLLNNKKAYNKYKKKFDYFIFDEFQETNTAQYEIIKILCSKAGKICAIGDDSQSIYSWRGAKPSNIHSFKDDFTRTKVFPLDKTYRFTEQIVRAGEEIISKNESYIPKKLYTELEEGEHLSLIKCSDEKDEAYQLAKFIKDEIADNKYSYCDFAILYRTNNQCRAFEDVFVEEGIPFKIYGGIEYYKRREIKDLIAYLKVIINPKDEESLLRIMNFPQRGIGMTTIKRMITFSKKHEVTLFETMGRVFEVIDIKERIQKNVKNFKILLDKYIILRDKLSVGELTHALVAELELQRLFNEETTHESLDKIDNLNEFLLSISEFSKKYPEASIEEYLRIVNLMTDLDGIDESENAIRLMTVHSSKGMEFPVVFVSGLEEQLFPLSTKFSPEATVEEERRLFYVAVTRAKTKVYLSHARARYRFGEVAYENRSMFINEIATTLLKEEDASQNRKGRKTKKEKIIQKFQSIGYVDWEHQKSLIKQGSRVFHEQFGLGKVISVIGTGENQKVTVVFDGNNMKQLMLKFAKLKVQN
- the dnaK gene encoding molecular chaperone DnaK; amino-acid sequence: MGKIIGIDLGTTNSCVSVMEGNEPVVIPNAEGTRTTPSVVAFSKTGDRLVGQAAKRQAITNPKKTIFSIKRFMGRRVDEVTDESHKVPYQIVPGDDRTARVNIDDKQYSPQEISAMILQKMKKTAEDYLGQEVTEAVITVPAYFNDAQRQATKDAGEIAGLKVRRIINEPTAAALAYGLDKKGKEETVAVYDLGGGTFDISILTIGDGVFEVKSTNGDTHLGGDDFDQRLIDYLADEFKKEEGIDLRNDPMALQRLKEASEKAKIELSSSVSTDVNLPFITATQDGPKHLVHTITRAKFENLVGDLIDRTKLPCEQAIKDAGVSKSEIDEVILVGGSTRVPAVQEMVKALFGKEPHKGVNPDEVVAIGASIQGGVLSGDVKDVLLLDVTPLSLGIETLGGVMTTMIQANTTIPTKKTEVFSTASDSQPSVEIHVLQGERPMASDNRSLGRFNLDGIPPAPRGVPQIEVSFDIDANGILHVSAKDKGTGKEQSIKITGSGGLSQDDIEKMKKSAQEHAAEDKKKKELIEAKNLAENMIFQTKKQMDELKDKITPDQKSKLEAEITRLEDAVKTENTEQIKSALDQFQKTWTEISQTLYAQQGPADPNMGANFNQGAQQPGGETGGKEKNVEDAEFKEV
- a CDS encoding biotin--[acetyl-CoA-carboxylase] ligase, with the translated sequence MFAIEEFDIKLETDFIGRNFIYLDETESTNRFVLNSANNVKYDGSVVLAEFQTAGRGRLDRKWVSSREQNLTFTILVDLKERSITHPQLLNFVASLVVARSIENLHLIKTNLKWPNDVLVGSKKVAGILCESVSQGSRISKVAVGIGVNVNQANFASGYLTEPTSVRMELKQTVSRERLLAEILNNFEYTLARLEEEPNQIVAEWKQFCKMLGDKVTVKAGEEEFTGLFTDVSEEGHIILIDNFEDKKTITFGDVSAI
- a CDS encoding type III pantothenate kinase — its product is MKVITVDIGNTRIKTGEFYNSELIRTMIINDPLEIKPLIYGSKIDVVVSSVVPKNTSLMESILKNQPNTDIYLIDHNLDFGFTISYSPVNSLGVDRLCSVSGAKHLLEIDNALMDYDYVITFDLGTATTVNVLQVGKVPSFTGGMIAPGLRIMNAALHQYTAKLPLVDNLNLGSFLGNNTENSIRSGLINSTIGLAERVYNHFYALSADIKIFVTGGYADILMPHLQIPFQYEEFLNLIGIYAIYYRNRK
- a CDS encoding toll/interleukin-1 receptor domain-containing protein, with translation MGLLTERLLFDSTVKVIREESERGFEKTASEAIIENNEKMKKVAQYDFFICHAKVDGNLILGLIRLLKEKGYSAYVDWIDDPLLDRTNVTPKTAKVLKQRIRASRCLLYAFTENSEHSKWMPWELGIKDGHNGKVLITPITKQLVSTYSGQEYLGLYPYLTVFGSKEYPNLNYFELQNIDGTKPSLHDWMNR